The Lepisosteus oculatus isolate fLepOcu1 chromosome 4, fLepOcu1.hap2, whole genome shotgun sequence genome window below encodes:
- the rhoab gene encoding rho-related GTP-binding protein RhoA-B, which translates to MAAIRKKLVIVGDGACGKTCLLIVFSKDQFPEVYVPTVFENYVADIEVDGKQVELALWDTAGQEDYDRLRPLSYPDTDVILMCFSIDSPDSLENIPEKWTPEVKHFCPNVPIILVGNKKDLRNDEHTRRELAKMKQEPVKPEEGRDMANRIGAFGYMECSAKTKDGVREVFEMATRAALQARRGKKTSKCLLL; encoded by the exons ATGGCGGCGATCCGGAAGAAGCTGGTGATTGTGGGGGATGGCGCGTGCGGGAAGACCTGTCTCCTGATCGTCTTCAGCAAGGACCAGTTCCCCGAGGTGTACGTCCCCACCGTCTTCGAGAACTACGTGGCGGACATCGAGGTGGACGGCAAGCAG GTGGAGCTGGCTCTCTGGGACACGGCGGGACAGGAGGATTACGACCGGCTCCGGCCCCTCTCCTACCCCGACACCGACGTCATCCTCATGTGCTTCTCCATCGACAGCCCGGACAGCTTAG AGAACATCCCGGAAAAGTGGACCCCCGAGGTCAAGCACTTCTGCCCCAACGTTCCCATCATCCTCGTGGGCAACAAGAAGGACCTGCGCAACGACGAGCACACGCGCCGCGAGCTGGCCAAGATGAAGCAG GAGCCGGTGAAGCCGGAGGAGGGCCGGGACATGGCCAACCGCATCGGCGCCTTCGGTTACATGGAGTGCTCCGCCAAGACCAAGGACGGCGTGCGGGAGGTCTTCGAGATGGCCACGCGGGCAGCGCTGCAGGCCCGGCGCGGGAAGAAAACCTCTAAATGCCTTCTTTTgtaa